The following are from one region of the Sulfurimicrobium lacus genome:
- a CDS encoding uracil-DNA glycosylase encodes MNLSSCRQCPRLADFLDQVRVDSPDYFARPVPPFGVADPRLLIVGLAPGMHGANRTGRPFTGDFAGILLYRTLHRFGFASQPESVSADDALQLLDCRITNAVKCLPPQNKPETAEIRQCNAYLRSELAGLPEGTAVLALGNVAHQAVLLAQGLKIKAYPFGHGTHYQLPSGLSLYSSYHCSRYNTQTRRLTAEMFEAVFADIRHYLDGPSLCPTSTSASPER; translated from the coding sequence ATGAACCTTTCTTCCTGTCGCCAGTGCCCGCGTCTGGCCGATTTTCTCGACCAGGTACGGGTGGATAGCCCGGATTATTTCGCGCGCCCGGTGCCGCCCTTCGGCGTTGCCGATCCGCGTCTGCTGATAGTCGGCTTGGCGCCCGGCATGCACGGTGCAAACCGCACCGGCCGGCCGTTTACCGGCGATTTTGCGGGTATCCTGTTGTATCGGACCCTGCACCGTTTCGGTTTTGCCAGCCAGCCGGAATCCGTCAGCGCCGATGATGCGCTGCAATTGCTGGACTGCCGCATCACCAACGCAGTGAAGTGCCTGCCGCCGCAGAACAAGCCGGAAACCGCCGAGATCCGCCAGTGCAACGCTTACCTGCGCAGCGAGCTGGCGGGCTTGCCGGAAGGCACGGCGGTGCTGGCGCTGGGCAATGTCGCGCATCAGGCGGTGCTGCTGGCGCAGGGGTTGAAGATCAAGGCTTACCCGTTCGGGCATGGCACCCACTACCAGCTGCCCAGCGGCCTGAGCCTTTATTCCAGCTACCATTGCAGCCGCTATAATACTCAGACCAGGCGCCTTACCGCCGAGATGTTCGAGGCGGTGTTCGCCGATATTCGTCATTACCTTGATGGACCTTCACTATGCCCTACGTCAACATCCGCATCGCCGGAACGCTGA
- a CDS encoding SNF2-related protein: MTRIYTPRPYQGIISGHILETERCAVWAGMGLGKTISTFTALDALFMAGEDAPVLVLAPLRVAKTTWPEEARKWQHLRHIDVMPIVGSEQERRAALKYDASVYTTNYENLVWLTEHYGERWPFRTVISDESTKLKSFRLRQGGKRAQALGRVAHTKIKRFVELTGTPSPNGLADLWGQMWFVDGGKRLGRTFDSFRQRWFQKSFDGFGMTAMPHAQEQIHEALRDVCLTIDAKDWFDLDEPIVNNIYVDLPIRARQLYRDMERQMFMELEGHGVEAVNAAARTIKCLQIANGAAYVDEQQNWKEVHDEKLQALEDIIEEAAGAPVLVAYHFRSDLERLERAFGQGRRLDTDAQTIRDWNAGKIPVLFAHPASAGHGLNLQDGGNILVFFGHWWNLEERLQIIERIGPVRQKQAGHDRPVFIHNIIARDTVDEMVIERVETKREVQDILLEAMKRRKV, from the coding sequence ATGACCCGCATATACACCCCCCGCCCGTACCAGGGCATCATCTCCGGCCACATTCTGGAAACCGAGCGCTGCGCCGTGTGGGCTGGCATGGGTCTGGGCAAGACCATTTCCACCTTCACCGCTCTTGATGCGCTGTTCATGGCGGGCGAGGACGCGCCCGTGCTGGTGCTCGCCCCGTTGCGCGTCGCCAAGACGACATGGCCGGAGGAGGCGCGCAAGTGGCAGCACCTTCGGCACATCGACGTGATGCCCATCGTCGGCAGCGAGCAGGAGCGCCGCGCCGCTTTGAAGTACGACGCCTCAGTCTACACCACCAACTATGAAAACCTCGTCTGGCTCACCGAGCACTACGGCGAGCGCTGGCCCTTCCGCACCGTGATCTCGGACGAGAGCACCAAGCTCAAGTCATTCCGCCTGCGGCAGGGCGGCAAGCGCGCCCAGGCGCTGGGCCGCGTGGCGCATACCAAGATCAAGCGCTTCGTCGAACTCACCGGCACGCCATCCCCAAACGGGCTGGCCGACTTGTGGGGGCAGATGTGGTTCGTGGACGGCGGCAAGCGCCTCGGCCGCACGTTCGACTCCTTCCGCCAGCGCTGGTTTCAGAAGTCCTTCGACGGCTTCGGCATGACCGCCATGCCGCACGCCCAGGAGCAGATACACGAAGCGCTGCGCGACGTGTGCCTCACCATCGACGCCAAGGACTGGTTCGACCTGGACGAGCCGATCGTCAACAACATCTACGTGGACCTGCCGATCCGCGCGCGCCAGCTGTACCGCGACATGGAACGCCAGATGTTCATGGAACTGGAAGGCCACGGCGTCGAAGCCGTGAACGCCGCGGCGCGGACGATCAAGTGCTTGCAGATCGCCAACGGCGCGGCATACGTGGACGAGCAACAGAACTGGAAGGAAGTGCATGATGAGAAATTACAAGCGCTCGAAGACATCATCGAGGAAGCTGCTGGCGCCCCTGTATTGGTTGCTTATCACTTTAGAAGTGATCTTGAACGTCTTGAGCGCGCTTTTGGGCAAGGCCGCCGACTGGATACAGACGCCCAAACAATAAGGGATTGGAACGCTGGGAAGATTCCGGTCTTGTTCGCGCACCCCGCAAGCGCGGGCCACGGTTTGAACCTGCAGGACGGCGGCAACATCCTCGTGTTCTTCGGCCATTGGTGGAACCTGGAGGAGCGCTTGCAGATCATCGAACGCATCGGCCCGGTGCGCCAGAAGCAGGCGGGGCATGACAGGCCGGTGTTTATCCACAACATCATCGCGCGCGATACGGTGGACGAGATGGTCATCGAGCGCGTCGAGACGAAGCGCGAAGTGCAGGATATTTTATTGGAAGCTATGAAAAGGAGAAAGGTGTGA
- the pgsA gene encoding CDP-diacylglycerol--glycerol-3-phosphate 3-phosphatidyltransferase, whose product MPLNIPNLLTWLRILLIPVFVVMFYLPQDWFSAHEVNLIATAIFAAAAVTDWLDGYLARALNQTSAFGAFLDPVADKLMVAAALVLLVKLQRVDAGIALIIIGREIAISALREWMAGLGKSKNVAVSFVGKLKTTAQMAAIPLLLYHGKIGGQIDSQAVGTIFIYVAAVLTLWSMGYYLKKAWPQIAEQN is encoded by the coding sequence ATGCCATTAAATATACCGAATCTACTTACCTGGCTCAGGATCCTCCTGATACCGGTATTCGTCGTCATGTTCTATTTGCCGCAGGACTGGTTTTCCGCGCATGAAGTCAACCTCATCGCCACGGCGATATTTGCCGCCGCCGCTGTTACCGACTGGCTCGACGGCTACCTGGCGCGGGCTTTGAACCAGACGTCCGCGTTCGGTGCCTTTCTCGATCCAGTCGCCGATAAGCTCATGGTGGCTGCCGCCCTCGTATTGTTGGTCAAGCTGCAGCGCGTGGACGCCGGCATCGCCCTCATCATCATCGGCCGCGAAATCGCGATTTCCGCCCTGCGCGAGTGGATGGCCGGGCTCGGCAAGAGCAAGAACGTGGCGGTCTCCTTCGTCGGCAAGCTGAAAACCACCGCACAGATGGCCGCGATTCCTCTTTTGCTCTATCACGGCAAGATTGGCGGCCAGATTGATTCTCAGGCCGTCGGGACAATTTTTATCTACGTTGCGGCGGTTTTGACTTTGTGGTCAATGGGTTATTACCTGAAGAAGGCCTGGCCGCAGATCGCAGAGCAAAATTGA
- a CDS encoding deoxycytidylate deaminase, which produces MTPLSLLPIAHATAQMSKDPSTKVGALIVGPHNEIRASGWNGFPRGVADTLDRLNDRDLKYLFVVHAEANAIANAARSGTPTHGCALVVTALHPCNECAKTVIQAGIRKVYAPLPEDDGRWAASFAIASEMFREAGIAVEFY; this is translated from the coding sequence ATGACCCCGCTGTCCCTTCTCCCCATCGCGCATGCCACCGCGCAGATGTCGAAAGACCCGAGCACCAAAGTCGGCGCGCTGATCGTCGGCCCGCACAACGAGATCCGCGCCAGCGGGTGGAACGGTTTCCCGCGCGGCGTGGCCGATACGCTGGACCGTTTGAATGACCGCGACCTCAAGTACCTGTTCGTCGTGCACGCCGAGGCGAACGCCATCGCCAATGCGGCGAGGAGCGGCACGCCCACCCACGGCTGCGCCTTGGTGGTGACGGCCCTGCACCCGTGCAACGAGTGCGCCAAGACCGTCATTCAGGCCGGCATCAGGAAAGTGTACGCACCCCTGCCGGAAGACGACGGGCGCTGGGCGGCCTCGTTCGCCATCGCATCCGAGATGTTCCGCGAGGCGGGCATCGCGGTTGAATTTTATTAG
- a CDS encoding DUF3310 domain-containing protein: MSALETQEGGSHYKDLKIQPIEFIHANGIPFAEGSVIKYVTRWRNKNGVADLKKARHFIDLLIELEEKAHG; encoded by the coding sequence GTGAGCGCATTAGAAACACAGGAGGGCGGCAGCCACTACAAGGACTTGAAGATCCAGCCCATCGAGTTCATCCACGCCAACGGCATCCCGTTCGCGGAGGGCAGCGTCATCAAGTACGTCACCCGCTGGCGCAACAAGAACGGCGTCGCTGACTTGAAGAAGGCGCGCCACTTCATCGACTTGCTGATCGAACTGGAGGAGAAGGCGCATGGCTGA
- a CDS encoding DNA cytosine methyltransferase produces the protein MNAYYNEIDPYAAQWLRNLIAAGHIAPGEVDERSILDVRPDDLREFTQCHFFAGVGVWNHALRLAGWPDDKPVWTGSCPCQPFSVAGAGGGFNDERHLWPYWHFLIEQCRPPVVFGEQVEAAIRHGWLDLVQADMEGIGYAFAAAGVPAAGVGAPHIRQRLWFVADAIDGAGQRSEPRAVERVVSKSLGEVHAGKLAHHDGERQQQVAGQGFRTDTEHDAQPHGGTGRLGDDDHEGLEGLAGHGDGEQGRPQPTGSITTAGAVNGFWANADWLPCRDGKWRPVEPGTFPLAHGAPARVGRLRAYGNAIVAQVAAEIVSAYLECRP, from the coding sequence ATGAACGCCTACTACAACGAGATCGACCCCTACGCGGCCCAATGGCTGCGCAACCTGATTGCGGCGGGGCATATCGCACCCGGCGAAGTAGACGAGAGGAGCATATTGGATGTACGGCCCGACGACCTTAGAGAGTTCACGCAATGCCATTTCTTCGCCGGAGTCGGCGTGTGGAATCACGCCCTGCGCCTTGCAGGATGGCCCGACGACAAGCCCGTGTGGACTGGATCATGCCCTTGCCAGCCTTTCAGCGTGGCAGGCGCTGGTGGTGGGTTTAACGACGAGCGGCACCTATGGCCATACTGGCACTTCCTCATCGAGCAGTGCCGCCCTCCGGTCGTCTTTGGTGAGCAGGTTGAAGCAGCGATTAGACACGGTTGGCTCGACCTTGTTCAAGCTGACATGGAAGGAATCGGCTACGCCTTCGCGGCGGCCGGTGTTCCTGCTGCGGGCGTCGGCGCCCCGCACATCCGCCAGCGGTTGTGGTTCGTGGCCGACGCCATTGACGGTGCCGGACAGCGAAGCGAGCCACGGGCAGTTGAGCGGGTCGTTTCGAAAAGCCTTGGCGAAGTGCATGCTGGCAAGCTGGCCCACCACGACGGCGAACGACAGCAACAGGTCGCCGGCCAGGGATTTCGCACCGACACCGAACATGACGCTCAACCACACGGCGGCACTGGCCGGCTGGGTGACGACGACCACGAGGGACTGGAAGGACTCGCCGGGCATGGCGACGGAGAGCAGGGACGGCCGCAGCCGACTGGATCAATTACCACGGCAGGCGCAGTTAATGGATTTTGGGCAAACGCCGACTGGCTCCCCTGCCGCGACGGCAAGTGGCGGCCAGTTGAACCCGGCACATTCCCGCTGGCTCATGGGGCTCCCGCCAGAGTGGGACGCCTGCGCGCCTACGGTAACGCCATCGTCGCGCAAGTCGCGGCCGAAATCGTGAGCGCGTACCTGGAGTGCCGGCCATGA
- a CDS encoding VRR-NUC domain-containing protein, with protein MRESTIEDYLVKRVKEMGGEIRKVRWIGRNGAPDRLVMLPEWSCWVELKAPGEKAKPHQIREHERIRKAGLSVAVIDSLEGVDELLGVV; from the coding sequence ATGAGAGAAAGCACGATTGAGGATTACCTCGTCAAGCGCGTGAAGGAGATGGGTGGCGAGATCCGCAAAGTTCGCTGGATCGGGCGCAACGGCGCACCGGATCGCCTGGTAATGCTGCCGGAGTGGAGCTGCTGGGTGGAGTTGAAAGCGCCAGGTGAGAAGGCCAAGCCGCACCAGATCCGCGAGCACGAGCGCATCCGCAAGGCCGGCTTAAGTGTCGCCGTGATCGACTCACTCGAAGGGGTGGACGAATTGCTGGGGGTGGTGTGA
- the uvrC gene encoding excinuclease ABC subunit UvrC, with protein sequence MFDSKTFLANLPHLPGVYRMFNAAGEVIYVGKARDLKKRVTSYFQKTDHIPRTRLMVSQIANIETTVTRSEAEALLLENNLIKSLAPRFNILFRDDKSYPFIVLTGHRFPRLGYYRGVQHKGNQYFGPFPNAGAVKESIQLLQKVFRLRTCEDSVFSNRSRPCLLHQIQRCTAPCVGLIDPESYRADVHHAALFMQGKDQQVISAISEKMQLAAEQLHYEEAALYRDQIGALRRVQEKQYVSSSSGADADIVACYEQQGMVCVNLVMVRGGRHLGDKSFFPSNAGQYDTAAALEAFLEQHYLSQPVPRQILVSEALDGEALETLLSEQARHKVQISWRVTGERRVWVEMALTNARLAVAQRLSQQANQEARLAALQQALDLTDALQRIECFDISHTMGEATVASCVVFDQGDMRNGEYRRYNISGITPGDDFAAMRDALQRRYSKIAAGEGKMPDLILIDGGKGQLGIAVEVLADLGLNDVALVGVAKGEARKPGLEQLIFPDRDKPLQLPKDSPALHLIQQIRDEAHRFAISGHRAKRGKARTHSSLEDIGGIGAKRRQRLLARFGGLKGVVAANVDELTQVEGISRALAEKIYEELH encoded by the coding sequence ATGTTCGACAGCAAGACCTTTCTCGCCAATTTGCCCCACCTCCCCGGCGTCTACCGCATGTTCAACGCGGCGGGGGAGGTGATCTACGTCGGCAAGGCGCGTGACCTCAAGAAGCGCGTGACGTCCTATTTCCAGAAGACCGACCACATTCCGCGCACGCGCCTGATGGTCTCGCAGATCGCCAATATCGAGACCACGGTCACGCGCAGCGAGGCCGAAGCGCTGCTGCTGGAAAACAACCTGATCAAGTCGCTCGCGCCGCGTTTCAATATCCTGTTTCGCGACGACAAGTCCTATCCCTTCATCGTCCTCACCGGGCACCGTTTTCCCCGGCTCGGCTACTACCGCGGCGTGCAGCACAAGGGCAACCAGTATTTCGGCCCTTTCCCCAATGCCGGCGCGGTCAAGGAGAGCATCCAGCTGCTGCAGAAGGTGTTCCGCCTGCGCACCTGCGAGGACAGCGTGTTCAGCAACCGCTCGCGCCCCTGCCTGCTGCACCAGATCCAGCGCTGTACTGCGCCCTGCGTGGGTTTGATCGACCCGGAGAGCTACCGCGCCGACGTGCACCATGCCGCCTTGTTCATGCAGGGCAAAGATCAACAGGTGATATCAGCCATTTCCGAAAAAATGCAGCTGGCGGCAGAGCAGTTGCATTACGAGGAAGCCGCGCTGTACCGCGACCAGATCGGCGCCTTGCGCCGGGTGCAGGAGAAGCAGTACGTCAGCAGCAGCAGCGGGGCGGATGCGGACATCGTCGCGTGCTACGAGCAGCAAGGCATGGTGTGCGTCAACCTGGTGATGGTGCGGGGCGGGCGGCACTTGGGCGACAAGAGCTTCTTCCCCAGCAATGCCGGCCAGTACGACACCGCAGCGGCGCTGGAAGCGTTCCTTGAGCAGCACTACCTCAGCCAGCCGGTGCCGCGCCAGATTCTCGTCAGCGAGGCGCTTGACGGCGAAGCGCTGGAGACCTTGCTGAGCGAGCAGGCGCGCCACAAGGTGCAGATCAGCTGGCGCGTCACCGGCGAGCGCCGCGTGTGGGTGGAAATGGCGCTCACCAACGCGCGCCTGGCCGTGGCGCAGCGCCTCAGCCAGCAGGCGAACCAGGAGGCCCGGCTGGCGGCGTTGCAGCAGGCGCTGGACCTGACCGACGCCCTGCAGCGCATCGAGTGCTTCGACATCAGCCATACCATGGGCGAGGCGACCGTGGCTTCGTGCGTGGTATTCGACCAGGGCGACATGCGCAACGGCGAATACCGCCGCTACAACATCAGCGGCATTACGCCGGGCGACGATTTCGCCGCCATGCGCGACGCGCTGCAACGGCGCTACAGCAAGATCGCGGCGGGCGAGGGCAAGATGCCGGACCTGATCCTGATCGATGGCGGAAAGGGGCAACTCGGCATCGCGGTAGAGGTGCTCGCCGACCTCGGCTTGAACGATGTGGCGCTGGTGGGCGTGGCCAAGGGCGAGGCGCGCAAACCCGGCCTGGAGCAGCTTATTTTCCCTGATCGCGACAAACCGTTACAATTACCCAAGGATAGCCCGGCCCTGCACCTGATCCAGCAAATCCGCGACGAGGCCCACCGGTTCGCCATCAGCGGCCACCGGGCCAAGCGCGGCAAGGCGCGGACCCATTCCTCCCTGGAGGACATCGGCGGCATCGGCGCCAAGCGGAGGCAGCGCTTGCTGGCCCGTTTCGGCGGTTTGAAAGGGGTGGTAGCGGCCAACGTGGACGAGCTTACCCAGGTGGAAGGGATCAGCCGTGCGCTGGCGGAAAAGATTTACGAGGAATTACACTAG
- the nagZ gene encoding beta-N-acetylhexosaminidase: protein MSLGPVMLDVVGKTLSDDDRRRLKHPLVGGVILFSRNYESPEQLRQLTAEIHALRTPPLLIAVDHEGGRVQRFKEGFTRLPPMRELGMIWDEHHGRAKSLAQQTGHVLAAELRAHGVDFSFTPVLDVDYGASGVIGSRAFHRKPQAIADLAHSLMLGLKLGGMAAVGKHFPGHGFVRADSHLEVPVDERSFADIEDEDLVPFRQMIDFGMAAIMPAHVIYPRVDPNPAGFSSVWLKDILRKRLGFDGVIFSDDLSMAGAHVAGGPVQRAMAALKAGCDMVLLCNKPDDADELLAGLHYEMPAVGVLRLLRMHGKPHPLSMAKLHEDANFLKAIHAVGSIGIHEGNLPLNDPTNSCGHS from the coding sequence ATGTCGCTGGGCCCGGTGATGCTGGATGTGGTGGGAAAGACGCTGAGCGACGACGATCGCCGGCGATTGAAGCATCCGCTGGTCGGCGGGGTAATTTTGTTCAGCCGCAACTACGAATCGCCGGAACAGCTGCGCCAGCTCACCGCCGAAATACACGCCCTGCGCACGCCTCCGCTGCTGATCGCGGTGGACCATGAGGGGGGCAGGGTGCAACGCTTCAAGGAAGGTTTCACCCGCCTGCCGCCGATGCGCGAGCTCGGGATGATCTGGGACGAACACCACGGCCGCGCCAAGTCTCTCGCGCAGCAGACCGGCCATGTGCTTGCCGCCGAACTGCGCGCGCATGGGGTGGATTTCAGCTTCACCCCGGTGCTGGACGTCGATTACGGCGCCAGCGGCGTGATCGGCAGCCGCGCTTTTCACCGCAAGCCGCAGGCCATTGCCGATCTGGCGCACAGCCTGATGCTGGGATTGAAGCTGGGCGGCATGGCGGCGGTGGGGAAGCATTTTCCCGGCCACGGCTTCGTGCGCGCCGATTCGCATCTTGAAGTGCCGGTGGACGAGCGTTCCTTTGCAGATATCGAGGACGAAGACCTGGTGCCGTTCCGGCAGATGATCGATTTCGGCATGGCTGCCATCATGCCCGCCCACGTGATCTATCCCCGTGTGGACCCGAATCCGGCGGGATTCTCCAGCGTCTGGCTGAAGGATATATTGCGCAAGCGGCTGGGTTTCGACGGCGTGATCTTCAGCGACGATCTCTCCATGGCCGGGGCGCACGTGGCCGGCGGGCCGGTGCAGCGGGCAATGGCGGCGCTCAAGGCCGGCTGCGACATGGTGCTGCTATGCAACAAGCCGGATGACGCGGATGAACTGCTGGCCGGCCTGCATTACGAAATGCCGGCGGTGGGCGTGTTGCGCCTGCTGCGCATGCACGGCAAGCCGCATCCGCTGTCGATGGCGAAATTGCACGAAGACGCCAATTTCCTCAAGGCGATCCATGCGGTGGGCAGTATCGGCATCCACGAGGGCAATTTGCCGCTGAACGATCCCACTAACAGTTGCGGACATAGTTGA
- a CDS encoding tautomerase family protein — protein MPYVNIRIAGTLSREQKQKIAEEITDTLERIALKPKSYTYIAFDELPEENWAIAGKLLDDE, from the coding sequence ATGCCCTACGTCAACATCCGCATCGCCGGAACGCTGAGCCGCGAACAGAAGCAGAAAATCGCCGAGGAAATCACCGATACGCTGGAGCGTATCGCCCTCAAGCCGAAATCCTATACCTACATTGCTTTTGACGAATTGCCCGAAGAAAACTGGGCGATCGCGGGAAAGCTGCTAGACGACGAGTAA
- a CDS encoding tyrosine-type recombinase/integrase, whose amino-acid sequence MATKRKRGPSWEYIIRRKGVLPRPISLTFSDEKEGDAYAARVEAMLDRGIVPPEFEEKGKAPKTLADVIRAYHKAVHVPDTDGRLLGVVLARYGATKLTAVSYAWTEAWIAEMKRERNLSPSTIRHYVGSTARCLDWLVRKEPGILPHNPLRLLPKRYASYSGADKAGMDVGAEVRVDESRDRRLKPGEEDAIRRILGGAKPKGKQRPVISKHAEALTLLFELAVETAMRMREMFTLKVDQIDLAKKTIFLDKTKNGGKRQVPLSSVALEKLGGYLLVVEGDRLFPWWDGRPEKLKDVTAGLSQQFARVFDAAGCPDLRFHDLRHEATSRLFERTGMSDSRIAKVTGHKDPRMLARYANLRGSDLAELMW is encoded by the coding sequence ATGGCGACGAAACGCAAGCGCGGCCCCTCCTGGGAGTACATCATCCGGCGCAAGGGGGTATTGCCCCGCCCAATCTCCCTGACATTCAGCGATGAGAAGGAAGGTGATGCCTACGCCGCCCGTGTCGAGGCTATGCTGGATCGGGGTATCGTCCCGCCGGAATTTGAAGAAAAGGGCAAGGCGCCCAAGACCCTCGCCGATGTCATCCGCGCTTACCACAAAGCGGTGCATGTTCCCGATACTGATGGCCGATTGCTGGGCGTGGTGCTAGCGCGCTACGGGGCCACGAAGCTGACGGCCGTCAGCTACGCTTGGACCGAAGCGTGGATCGCCGAAATGAAGCGCGAACGTAACCTGTCGCCATCCACCATTCGGCATTACGTCGGATCCACCGCGCGCTGCCTGGATTGGCTGGTGCGGAAGGAACCTGGCATCTTGCCCCACAACCCTTTGCGCCTCTTGCCGAAGCGCTACGCCAGTTACTCGGGCGCGGACAAGGCGGGGATGGACGTGGGTGCCGAGGTGCGGGTAGACGAGTCCCGTGATCGGCGACTCAAGCCGGGGGAGGAGGATGCCATTAGGAGGATACTGGGCGGCGCGAAGCCGAAAGGGAAGCAACGCCCGGTGATCTCGAAGCATGCCGAGGCGCTTACGCTACTGTTCGAACTTGCCGTTGAGACGGCGATGCGCATGCGGGAGATGTTTACGCTGAAGGTGGACCAGATCGACCTGGCCAAGAAAACCATCTTCCTGGACAAGACCAAGAATGGCGGCAAGCGGCAGGTGCCGCTGTCAAGCGTGGCGCTGGAGAAGCTGGGCGGCTATTTACTGGTGGTGGAGGGGGATCGGCTTTTCCCGTGGTGGGATGGCAGACCGGAGAAGCTCAAGGACGTTACGGCGGGATTGTCGCAGCAGTTCGCCAGGGTGTTTGATGCGGCGGGCTGTCCTGATCTGCGCTTCCATGATCTCCGGCACGAGGCCACCAGCCGGTTGTTCGAGCGCACCGGCATGAGCGACTCCCGGATCGCTAAGGTCACAGGGCACAAAGACCCTCGGATGCTCGCGCGATATGCTAACTTGCGTGGGTCGGACCTGGCTGAGTTGATGTGGTAA